The following nucleotide sequence is from Corylus avellana chromosome ca7, CavTom2PMs-1.0.
ttattttgattctcTGCAAcgtttttttgattttgtttctccgtctctctctttttttattttttattttttatttttatttctataccgtttatttttcttcattctgtttctccatctctcttNNNNNNNNNNNNNNNNNNNNNNNNNNNNNNNNNNNNNNNNNNNNNNNNNNNNNNNNNNNNNNNNNNNNNNNNNNNNNNNNNNNNNNNNNNNNNNNNNNNNNNNNNNNNNNNNttttttaatttttatacggtttattttttttgattgacATTAGAATTCAAGATTtagtttgattctgttttctccaactatattttttttggttcaagaaAAACTTTTTCTCAAACCCAGatttgatatgatgattatgtgatttttttttatataaattaaaaaaaaaaaaaaaaaaaaaaaaNNNNNNNNNNNNNNNNNNNNcataattaaaaacaaaaacaaaaaaattatagtatagttgtttatgtttaaattgtatttgtattataagggtatttaacaaccaaacaaaggaataagaatagctaatctattccactcttctattcccaatgatagctaatccttttccaatggactagacaatcTGCAAACCAAATGAGGCTTAAAGTGGTAGTCTAAAATGCCAATAAGTGTCCCTTTaatattcaaatcaaataaaaaaacaaataaatacaaattaaatcatatcGAGGAATTtagaacaaataacaaatttagtCTATCTAAGATTCTTCTTTCTCAAGGTTAAAAAGTCTCATATTTCATACaatcgtttgaaaaaaaataaaaaataaagagggaTCTTTTCGTTATAGTTAAATTTCAAAGATATTTTTGACGAAACATCTTCGGAACGaattgtagaaaatatttttattttgttttgggtttggatttttagGATCCTCACACGGGGAATTTTGCTCATGTAGGCCAATAAAAGAACTAAGAACCAAAGCAAACCCAAAAGAAGTCCTATATTGCTTTCTCCATCTCCATCCAAAGACAGCAACAAACACTAACTCTCTTTCAAACACCACAATGGCAATGTACAAAGTTAAGAGAAATTTTGAacactgttgatgcacagttttccaaaagatgacgtggcacgcctgcCGAGTTTGAGTTGAACCAACTTCCGAACagtttgactgcacaacaaagaagaaagaaggatcgaagtgaccgggggtgagccggcgtgggcactccgatgcctaagtcagaatgggaaaggatatttgtaacaactatagagctcaaattatgagagttgtgattacctttgctttgatcatatgacttgtatttataggcattggagggaatttgatttcccacttatcaaggaatcttatcccttgatatcggctaaacaaacatttgaatgaaaagatcatgtttgttagttcttcCGCGATTTGAGCGACTTGAGATCAGAGGATCAACTTCGTAATCTTTTAAGATATCAGAGTTATCCCTTTTACTGCGACTTAAATGTCCTGAGTTATTCTCGGACTTCATGGTCTCGGCTAGGGGTTGCCTCGGATTGGAGGTCTCGGATCTCATGAGTAGTCCTCGTCTCGGATTACTTGagtaggtctcgtctcggatcacttgagtaggtctcgtctcggatcacttgaaaaggtctcgtctcggatcacttgagAAGGTCTCGGGCTTGGGCCTTTTGAGTAGGTCTCGGACTTGGGCCTCTTCTGGCTGGGCCCAAGGATTGCTCAATAAATGATAAGCTagttcatgacccaacagttaccccccaatttcgaAGTTTGTAGAACTAAAGAAATTTAATGTCTTAATGGAATGAACCGAGGCCAGCTTTTCTTAAGAGAGATTCCAAGACAGTCAACGTCTTTCCGACTCCATCCTGGATAATAAGGCggcaaaatttgaaatttaaacttcagattcaaaatttaaatttcaaatcttgGAGAGtacattcaaattcaaatttcaaatattagGGGGAATTTTGACTCTCGACATTCCAGGTGTCGGTTGAAATTCCGAGACCTTATCGCTTCATTAATGCTGGCTCACATGTGTCATCTACAGGCGGCGTCGGTTGAGCTTCCGAGGCCCCGTCGCCTCATTAAGGCTGGCTTTTACACGTGTCATCTGCAGGCGGTGTCGGTTGAGCTTCCGAGGCCCTGTTTCACATGGCGCATTTAATGCACACGTGTCCGAGGCGGTCTTATTTATAGGACAGTATCTTCTCTTTTTCCATTCTTTTTATCCTCCGCAGCAGCTTCTAGCTTTTCTGTTTCCTTCTTTATCCTTCGAGAACTCTTTTCGTTTTCATAAACCATGTCTGGAGATGAGGGATCAGGGTCTGATGGCCTCGGcgacaacacctacccagcctgTTGGCGGCCGTTGTTAACTAAGGCTGATGAAGCCAGAATTCGGGAGGAGTGTTTTATCCCCAAATCCGTGAAGCTGCGATTCGATGATGAACGGATTGGTGCAATAGTGCGTTCTGATTCGCACGAAGTTTGTTTGTACGAGACGATGTTCCGTGCTGGTTTTCGCTTACCCATTCCGCCGATCATTCGAGAGTTGCTGAGCTATCTGAATCTAGCTCCCCATCAGATTGTGCCCAACGCATGGAGACTTATCCATGCCTGCGTGTTGCTTTGGCCTCTGGCACTCGGACCGGGGCATCATCTCACAGCCCGGGAATTTTTGTGGGTATATCGCCTTCAAAAGAACCCAAAGTGTGATGGTTTATACAATTTCCAGTCACGAAGGGGGAAATTCGTTCACGTAGATGGTAAATATTCCAGCAACCATGCGTGGAAGGGAAAGTACTTTTTTGCAACAGGGAGGTGGGAATTTCATCCTACCGAAGTTGCCCAGGGTCCGAGAGTGCCTCGGGAAACCAGTGTTCCTGCAGCGAACGCTTCTAAAGAGCCAGCCCTTACCGATGACGAACAACAGCGtgtaaataaagttttaaggTGGACTCAAAGACACGAGAATTTACTAAGCTATTCATTGCTAATGAATACGGCCTCGCAAGGAGGGGGCCTCGTCAGATTGGAAAAAGGCGATGGCGGAGGTAAGAAGGGACCTGTTTCCGCGGTTGTCCGAGACCCAAAGGTTCCTGCCTTAGACCCTCCAGCGGCCAACACCCGAGGAGCTACCCCGCGGAAGACCAGGCTTGATAAAGGTAAAGGAAAACTGGTCGAGTCACCCAAGCAGAAGAATCCTCCACTTCAAACTGGGGGGGCTCTAAGAATTAGTGGGAGAGTGGATCCTCCTGGTGCTGCACAATTTTGAACTACAGGGCCTTTGAAAATGGCCACAAAACCTAACCCTCCAACCCGGGCAGCTAGGGCTCTGCACTTGGTTGACGAGCCtgagggattaggagaacctgAAGCTCCTCACCCTAAAAAGAGGNNNNNNNNNNNNNNNNNNNNNNNNNNNNNNNNNNNNNNNNNNNNNNNNNNNNNNNNNNNNNNNNNNNNNNNNNNNNNNNNNNNNNNNNNNNNNNNNNNNNAGGCCAATAAAAACCTGCTCGGACTGCTTTATGCGCCAATATTCTGGCCCCAGAATGGCTTCCATAGACCCCTTCGTGGATCTCTCTAAGGATATAACCTCCTTTATCCTTGGAAACACATTTTAAGAGTGGCAGCGTGAAACCCTTTTTGTAAAGGACTCCATTTATCATTGTAAACCTTTCGGCTCTCACCTTCAACCGGGTAGCAAGCTTTCTATCTGAAGGAAGTACTCCTCTTTCCAGGTATTCCATGATTTCTAGTTGCCAATTAGGTATGGTCTCGGCTGTCGAGACCGACACCGCCTCGGTAACTGATGATCgtggaagaatttggataggAGTCTCGGATTCAATTTCTTCACTGGCTGTTGAGGTAATTCTGGCCAACTGGTCCGCTTTTTCATTCTCTGGTCTCGGAATTTTCGCAATGCTAAACTTCTTAAATAAAGCTTGCAAATTCTGTACTCTAGATAAGTACAACTTCATCTTGTTTCCCTTGGCTTCAAATTCCCCTCGAATGTGTCCTACAACGACTTGGGAGTCACTCCGCATTTCTACAAATTCGGCTCCCATTTCAAgagctaaaccgagtcctgccAAAACTGCCTCGTATTCGGCCTCGTTATTTGTGGTTTTGAACTTCAACTTCAATGAACTACATAACTCCTCCCCATTGGGAGTAATCATTACTATTCCAGCTCCACCATGCTTCTTTGTAGATGATCCATCTACGTAGATTACCCAAGTCTCATCACTTGGCCAGCTTGTGATGTTTGGCAAATTAGTGAATTCTGCCAGAAAATCAGCCAGTGCCTGGCCCTTGAAAGAATTCCGAGGGAGAAACTCGATGTCGAATTCTCCTAGTTCAATAGCCCAATTGGCTAATCTTCCCGAAAGATCTAGctttcttatattttctttaggGGATATTCAGTCAATACCCTgatagtatgagcttggaagtagGGTCGGAGCTTTCTGGATGCTATAACCAAGGCGAAAGCCAATTTTTCCATTTGGGGATACCTTTCTTCAGCACCTCTTAAAGCCCTACTTGTGAAGTATACGGGCTTTTGAGCTCCCTCCTCTTCTCGAATTAACGCAGCACTGCCGTTTGGGACACGGCTAGATACAAATATAGTACCTCCCCAGGTATTGTCTGGCTCAGCAAAGGCGGGCTCATCAGATATTCTTTCAGCTGTCCGAAGGCTTCTTCGCATTCGTTTGTCCATTCAAAGGCCTTTCGCAAGACTTTAAAAAACGGAAGACACTTATCGGTTGATCGTGAAATGAACCGATTTAGTGCCGCTATCCTTCCTGTCAACTGCTGGAGCTGTTTCAAGTTTCTtggagattgcatatccaaGACAGCTTGTATTTTTTCAGGATTGGCCTCTATTCCTCGGCTGGACACCATGTAACCAAGGAACTTTCCTGATGAAACTCCGAATGCACACTTTGAGGGATTTAACTTCATCCCGTACTTTTTCAAGGTTGCGAACGTTTCTTGCAAGTCGAGTATGTGGTCTTGTGGCAACACACtcttgactagcatgtcatcaacGTACACTTCCATATTGCGTCCGATCTGGTCTCGGAACATCTTATTTACCAGCCTCTGGTATGTTGCCCCTGCGTTCTTCAAACCGAAGGGCATGACTTTATAACAGTACAGGCCTCGGTCAGTTATGAACGCAGTTTTCTCACGGTCTTCAGGATGCATGTATATCTGGTTGTACCCAGAGAAGGCGTCCATGAAGCTGAGTAAACCGTATCCAGCTGTTGAGTCCACCAATGCATCGATGCGAGGTAATGGAAAACTATCTTTTGGGCAGGCCTTATTGAGGTCAGTGAAATctacacacatcctccatttcccATTGGACTTCTTGACCAATACTACGTTAGCCAACCAATCGGGATAGTATACTTCTTCAATGAAACGAGCTTTGAGAAGTTTCTCTACTTCTTCTGCTATGGCCTCATTCCGTTCAGGAgcgaactttcttcttttttgttttactggTTTCACACTTGGATCCACATTTAGCTGGTGAAGGATGTCTTCAGGATCAATTCCTGGCATATCTTCGTGAGTCCACGCAAAAACCTCTAAATTTCTTCTTAGGAAAATGACAAGGCCGTCTCGGATTTTGGGACTGAGCTGTGtcccaatcttcaaagtcttgTCTCCAATTATTACCACATCCTCCAGAGGTTCAGCTGGTTCCCCTTTTGGGTCATTCCTGTTATTTCCACCTACTGTACCAATTACAATAGGAGTCGGATCCGAGACCCTCCTGAGAGACGTATTGTAACACCTTCTCGCCTGGGTCTGATCTCCCTTCACTTCTCCGACTCCTTCTTCTGTGgggaacttcatcatcaaatggTATGGCGAAGTTGCggccttcaacttattcaaagcAGGTCTACCAACAATGGCATTGTAGGCACCTGGTCGGTCGATAACCAAAAAATCTACCATCACAGTTTTCTGCTTAGGTGCTGTTCCTGCCGTTACAGGGAGTGAAATAAGACCAATTGGCTGGACCTGCTCTCCTGCAAATCCAACCAGGGGAGAGCTAAATGGTGTGATCCTGTCACGATCGATACCCATTTGTTTAAAAACTGGCCAGTAGAGTATATCagccgagcttccattgtccaccaGAACTCTGTGGATCATATGGTTGGCCATTGTTATAGTTACTACTAGCGGATCATCATGGGGCTGCATTACCCCCCTAGCGTCCTCTTCAGAGAAAGAAAGGATCACTGAATCCTTCTTTGCCACTTTGGACGGTCTCTGCACTGTAAAGACTTCCTCGGCCTGTGTCTTCCTAGCATGGGCTTTCCTGGCTGAATTAGACtgtcctccaccagctattccTCCGGCAATAGTATGGATTTCTCCTACTACTCCTTGATCCCGAGGGGGTCTCGGATCTTCTCTAGGACCATCATCCCGATCACGTCTCGGCTCCCGTGCCCTTTCAGCTCGGTTTCCATCTAATAGGAGAGGTTGTTGGTGTACTGCTCCTTGGTTCCTTTCCCCTGCTAGGAATCTTACCAGTCTTCCATTTCTAATGAAAGTTTCAATTTCCTGGCGCAAGGTTATGCAGTCTTCCGTCAAATGTCCGTGATCATTGTGGTACTCGCAGAACTTCGTCCGGTCTCGCTTCCTCGGATCACCTCGCAACTTACTTGGCCACCTGAAAGCTGGGTCTCTTCTGATTTCCATAAACACCTCATTGACCCTAGTATTCAAAGGTGTGAACCTTCGATCTTCACGTCGCCGGGGTTCAGTCTTTGGGACTGATGGTACAGTCTTTTTTACTACTCTCTTCTGAAACCTTTCTTCCTTCGGAGCGGACGCTATAGGTGGCTCCTTTTTAGCGTCGTCTTCCTTTTTGGCGTCCTCCTTCTCCCGGTCTTCTTCCTCTTGACCTTTTGTGAGGGCCTTAATCATTTCCTCCTGATTAACATACTCTTCGGTTTTGGCAATAAACTCAGGAAGAGTTATTTCTGTAGAACTTTTTGATACTTCGGCCATTAGAGGCCCGTTTGGCCTGACTCCATGCCATAATGCAGATAATACCGTTTGATCCCCCGGATTATCcactaacaatttttctttattgaacctATGCATGAAATCCTTCAGCTTTCTTCCTTCCCTTGACGTAATGACAGTAAGCAAGCCGAgtgcttcctcctcttcttggtagcTAGGAATTGGCTTAAAAAGAGACTTCCAAGTTCTTTGAAACTATCTATTGACTTGGCAGGCAATCTGGCAAACCAATCCTGAGCAACTCCTTCCAGCGTAAGAGGAAAGGTTCTGCATGCAATTTCATCTGGAAACCTATGAAGGGAAAAGTGAACACGGACGCTTTCCATATGTTCAGAAGGGTCACCACTACCGTTAAACTCCTTGACGCGAGGCATCTTGAAGTTTTCAGGCAAAGGGAAACTTAACACTCGATCAGTGAAAGGCAGGTCGGTGTTATCCATAAGCCCCGAAGCAGGGGTTTTTCCATCCTTTTCAGCCAGCTTGCGAGTTAGTTCTTCGTACTTCTTCTTTAAATCTTCCATGTCAGCACTCATCTGGGCCTCATTTCGCCCTTGAAATTGCTCCCTTCGAGGCCTAGTATGCTGAGACCTCTCTGGGTTCTGCTGCTCACGATGCTCCTCATTCTGGACAGTAGTATGATGGCTAGCTTGGACTGAACTTGCTTCCTCATCGCGATGGGAACCTGCAGTTCGCTTCCCATCACGAATCTCCCTTCGCCT
It contains:
- the LOC132187819 gene encoding uncharacterized protein LOC132187819, with translation MAEVSKSSTEITLPEFIAKTEEYVNQEEMIKALTKGQEEEDREKEDAKKEDDAKKEPPIASAPKEERFQKRVVKKTVPSVPKTEPRRREDRRFTPLNTRVNEVFMEIRRDPAFRWPSKLRGDPRKRDRTKFCEYHNDHGHLTEDCITLRQEIETFIRNGRLVRFLAGERNQGAVHQQPLLLDGNRAERAREPRRDRDDGPREDPRPPRDQGVVGEIHTIAGGIAGGGQSNSARKAHARKTQAEEVFTVQRPSKVAKKDSVILSFSEEDARGVMQPHDDPLVVTITMANHMIHRVLVDNGSSADILYWPVFKQMGIDRDRITPFSSPLVGFAGEQVQPIGLISLPVTAGTAPKQKTVMVDFLVIDRPGAYNAIVGRPALNKLKAATSPYHLMMKFPTEEGVGEVKGDQTQARRCYNTSLRRVSDPTPIVIGTVGGNNRNDPKGEPAEPLEDVVIIGDKTLKIGTQLSPKIRDGLVIFLRRNLEVFAWTHEDMPGIDPEDILHQLNVDPSVKPVKQKRRKFAPERNEAIAEEVEKLLKARFIEEVYYPDWLANVVLVKKSNGKWRMCVDFTDLNKACPKDSFPLPRIDALVDSTAGYGLLSFMDAFSGYNQIYMHPEDREKTAFITDRGLYCYKVMPFGLKNAGATYQRLVNKMFRDQIGRNMEVYVDDMLVKSVLPQDHILDLQETFATLKKYGMKLNPSKCAFGVSSGKFLGYMVSSRGIEANPEKIQAVLDMQSPRNLKQLQQLTGRIAALNRFISRSTDKCLPFFKVLRKAFEWTNECEEAFGQLKEYLMSPQFWQDSV